TCTTCGGGATGCTGAACAGTTGCGCTTCGGGCACCACTGTAGTAAACATCGACAACGGTTTCGGAGCCGCGTGCGCGGCGCACCGCATCCTCCAATGGATCCCGAGGCGCGTATGAAGGTCGCCTACTTCGACTGTCCCTCCGGCGCGAGCGGCGACATGATCCTCGGCGCGCTTTTCGATGCGGGGGTGGACCCGGCGGAGCTCGAGCGGGGTCTCGCCTCGCTCGCGATCGAGCGCTTTCGGATCGAGACGGAGAAGCGGACGCGGGGCGGGATCGGCGCGACCGGCGTGCGCGTGATCGTCGAGGAGAAAGCCCGCCGCCGGGGGTTTCCGGAGATCGCCGAGGCGATCGGCGCGTCCGAACTTCCTTCGAGCGTCAAGGACCGGGCGATCGAGGTCTTCCGGCTCCTCGGCGAGGCGGAGGCGGCGGTCCATCGGATCCCGCTCGAGAGGGTTCACTTCCACGAGGTCGGGGCGGTCGATGCGATCGTCGACGTGGCGGGCGCCCTTCTCGGTCTCCATCTTCTCGGGATCGAGGAAGTGCGCGCGTCGGTTCCGGCGACCGGGACCGGCTTCGTCCGCGCGGCGCACGGGCTTCTCCCTCTCCCGGCCCCCGCCGTCGCCGAGATCCTGAAAGGACGTCCGCTCCGCTTCACGGACGTGGAAGGGGAGCTCCTCACGCCGACCGGCGCGGCGCTCCTCGCGGGGCTCACCGAATCGTTCGGGCCTCCGCCTCTTCTTCGCATCGAGCGGATCGGATACGGCGCGGGGACCGCCGACCGCCCCGAGATGCCGAACCTCCTCCGCCTCTTCATCGGCGAGGAGAGCGAGAGGCTCGCGGGCGAAACGGTCCTTCAGATCGAAAGCGATGTAGACGACGTCCCCGCGGAGCTCATCGGCCACCTCTACGAACGGGCGCTCGCCGAGGGAGCGCTCGATCTCGTGGTGCTCCCCGCGCTCATGAAGAAGAACCGGCCGGGCCACCGAATCTCGCTTCTCGCCTCTCCGTCCGACCGGGAGAAGATGGCGCGTCTTCTCATGGAGGAGACGGGAACGCTCGGCGTCAGGATCCTCGAGGTCCCGCGCGCGGCGCTTCCCCGGGAGGTCGTGCGCCGGACGACGCGCTTCGGCGCGATCCGCTACAAACGCTCCGAGCTTCCGGGAGGAAGAGTTCGCCTTTCGCCGGAGTACGAGGACTGCGCCGCCGTCGCGCGGGCGCGCAACCTGCCCTTCCTCGAAGTGTGGGAGGCCGTCCGCCGGGACGGGGAGGAGAACGAGTGACCGCACGCCGCACCGTGCTCGAGCAGCGGGAGATGCATTGGGTCGTGACCCGCCTCTCCCACGAGATTCTGGAGAGGAACCGGGGCATTCGCGATCTCGTCGTCGTCGGGATCCGCACCCGGGGGGCTCACCTCGCGGCGCGAGTCGTCCGCGAGATCGAGGCGATCGAGGGGCACCGCGTCCCGCTCGGCATCCTCGACATCACCCTGTACCGGGACGACCTGCAGGACGTCGGGCCGCAGCCGGTGATCCGCGGGACGGACATTCCTTTCGACATCGAGGAAAAAGTCGTGGTGCTCGTCGACGACGTTCTCTATACGGGCCGCACCGTGCGGGCCGCGCTCGACGAGATCATCGACTTCGGCCGGCCGAAGCGGATCTGGCTCGCGGTGCTCATCGACCGCGGCCATCGCGAGCTTCCGATCGCGGCCGACTTCGTCGGAGAGCGGCTGCAGACGGCGGAGAACGAAGTGGTGGAGGTGATGGTGACGGAGGAAGACGGAGAGGACGGCGTCTTCATGCGGGAGATCGCGAAGTGAAGCTCGCTCGAAAAGACCTGCTCGGGCTGGAAGGGGCGGCGCGCGAGGAGATCGAGCTCATCTTGAACACGGCGGGGGCGTTCAAGGAGGTCTTGCAGCGGAAGATCCCGAAGGTCCCCACGCTGCGCGGAAAAACGGCGGTCAACCTGTTCTTCGAGGCGAGCACGCGGACGCGCGTATCCTTCGAGCTCGCCGAGAAGCGGCTCTCGGCCGACTCGGTCTCCATCGCGAAGGCGATGTCGAGCGCCGAGAAGGGGGAGACCCTCCTCGATACCGTTCGCAACCTTCAAGCGATGAAGATCGACTTCTTGATCGTTCGTCACTCCGCCGCCGGGGCGCCCCACTTCCTCGCGTCGCGGCTCGAGGCGGCGGTGATCAACGCGGGGGACGGCGCGCACGAGCACCCGACGCAGGGGCTTCTCGATCTCTTCACGGTGAGGGAGCGCTTCGGTTCCTTCGAGGGGCTCCGCGTCGTGATCGTCGGGGACGTGCTGCACAGCCGGGTCGCCCGCTCGAACGTCTTCGGGCTCCGCACGGTCGGGGCGCGGGTCACCCTCTGCGCTCCGCGCACGTTCCTGCCGAAGGGGATCGAGGCGCTCGGCGTGGAGGTCGAGACCGATGTCGATCGCGCGATCGAGGGGGCGGATGTCGTGATGGTTCTCCGCATCCAGAAGGAGAGGCAGGACGGCTGCTTCCTCCCGACGCTCCGCGAGTACGCGGCTCTCTTCGGCATCAACCGGAAACGGGCGGACCGCTTGAAGCCGGGGTGCCTCATCATGCATCCGGGTCCGATCAATCGGGGGGTCGAGATCGAGCCGGAGGTGGCGGACGGGCCGCGTTCGGTGATTCTCGATCAGGTCACGAACGGCGTGGCCGTCCGCATGGCGGTGATCTACCTTCTCTCAGGCGGCGAGGTGGAGCATGGCGTGGTTGGTTAAGGGGGCGCGGCTTCTCGACCCGGCGCGCGGGATCGACCGGACCGGGGATCTTCTCGTCGACGGGGGGAAGATCGTCCGAGTCGGCGGCGAGATTCGAGCGGACGGAGAGCCGGCGACGATCGAAGCGAAGGGGTGCGTGCTCGCGCCCGCCTTCGTCGACATGCATGTCCACCTCCGCGAGCCGGGGCGCGAGGACGCGGAGACGATCGAGTCGGGGACGCGCGCGGCGGCCGCGGGAGGCTTCGGCGCGATCGCATGCATGCCGAACACCGACCCGCCGCTCGACTCCCAGGGGGCGATCCGCTTCGTCTTGGAGAGGGCGGAAGAGGCGGGACCGGTACAAGTCCTTCCGATCGGGTGCATCACGGCGGGGAGAAGGGGGGAGAGGCTCGCGGAGATCGGGGACCTCGTGCGCGCGGGGGCCGCCGCGATCTCGGACGACGGGAGCTGGGTGGAGAGCCCGCTTCTCATGCGGCGCGCGCTCGAGTACGCGCGCATGTTCGACATCCCCGTCGTCACTCACGCGGAGGACAAGCGTCTCTCGGCCGGCGGCGTGATGCACGAGGGGGAGATGAGCCTTCACCTCGGTCTTCGCGGGATCCCGGCGGAGAGCGAGGTCGTCGCGATCGAGAGGGACGTGCGTCTCGCGGAGCTGGCCGAGGGGCGGCTTCACGTCGCTCACGTGTCCACCGCCGAAGGGGTCGCGGTCGTTCGGCGCGCGAAGGAGCGGGGCCTCGCGGTGACGGCGGAGACCGCGCCCCACTATCTCGCGCTGACCGACCGCTGCCTCGCCGGCTACGACACGAACCGCAAGGTGAACCCCCCGCTTCGGACCGCCGCTGACCGGGACGCGCTCCGCGGGGCGGTGGCGGACGGCGTGATCGATGCGATCGCGACCGACCATGCGCCGCATCCTTTACACGAGAAGGAAGTGGAGTTCGACGCGGCTCCGTTCGGGGTCGTCGGCCTCGAGACCGCTCTCGCGGTCCTCCTCACCTACCTCGTTCGGGCCGGGCATCTCCCGCTCCCCCGCCTCGTCGAGTGTCTGACCTCCGCCCCGGCGAAGATTCTCGGGCTCGATCTTCCCGGCCTCGCCGAGGGGGCGGACGCGTCCCTCGTCCTCTTCGATCCGGAGGGATCGTGGGTCGTCGATCCGAGCCGCTTCGAGTCTCTCTCGCGGAACACCCCCTTCGCCGGCGAGAGGCTCTTCGGCGAGATCAAGGCGCTTTTCCTTGGTCCGAAAAGGATAGTGCCTCGCCCCAAGAGCGGAGGCGGGTTCCTCTTCCCCGACGAAGAAGCGAGATGATCCGCCGTTCGCTCGGGCCCGCTCTCCTTCTCTCTCTCCTCGCCGCGGGCTGCGCCTACTACAACACCTTCTTTCATGCGCGCCAGTCGTACGTGCAGGCGGAAAGAGCGCGTGAGGCCGCCCCCGCGGAGCAGAGGCACACGGTCGGGCTCGACCTCTACGAGCAGGCGATGAAGCGGTGCGCGAAGGTCATCCTCGAGTACCCCGACTCCCGCTGGGTGGACGACGCGATCCTCCTGATGGGGAAGTGCTTCTACGCGCGGGAGGACTATCTCGGCGCGCTCAGGAAGTTCGACGAGCTCCTGCTCTACTACGAGTCGTCCGATCTCTCTCGCGAGGCCCAGTTCTGGAAGGCGAAGGCCCTCGTCGCGCTCGAGCGCTACGACGAGGCGGTCCCCACCCTCCAGAAGTTCCGCGAGGGGAAGAAGGACGACCTCCGCCGCCAGGCGATCTACCTCCTCGCGCTCGTCGAGCACCAGAGGGGAAACCACGGCGGAGCGGCGGAGGGGCTCGAGCTCTACCTCGCCGAGTCGAAGAAGGGGCCGGAGCGCGGGGAAGTCCTCAGGCGTCTCGGCGATTCGTACCGCCGAACGGGAGAGCGCGACCGGGCCCTTCGCGCGTATGGCGAATACCTCAAGGATCCGCTTCTCGAGCACGACATCCGCCTCGCGACCGAGCTCACGATCGTCGATCTCCTCGTGGAGGGAGAGCGGTTCGAAGAGGCGTACCGACTTCTCGGCGATCTCGCCGAAGAGGCGGAGAGGCCGGACGATTCGCTCCGGATCGCCTTCGGGCGCGGAAAGGCCCTACTGGAGGAAGAGAAGACGGACGAAGCGATCGAGTTCCTCCGGTCCGCGCTCGAGGAGGCGCCCTCCACGGAGAGCGCGGGCGCCATCGCTTGGCTGCTCGGGGCCACCTACCTCGAGGTCTACGACAACAAGGATTCCGCGGCGGCGGCCTACCGAAAGGCGGCCGCGTTTCCCGGTCCGGAGGAGCGGCGGGCGGCCGCGACCGCGCGCGCGAAGGACTTGGACGAGTACCTCGGTCTTCGGGGGGAGATTCACGGGGGAGAGGCGGACACTGCGCGCGCGTTCTTCCTGCTCGCCGAGCACGAGCTCTTCACGTTTGGGGAGCCCGACTTGGCCCGCGCGCGGTACCGGTCGGTGGCGGAGCGCTTCCCGGCCTCCACGTTCGCGCCTCGCGCTCTCGCGGCGGAGGTCTATCTTCTCGAGCGGGACGGCAGCACAGGTCCCGAAAGGGATTCTCTTCTCCTCTCTCTCGTGCGGTTGTATCCGAAGAGCCCGGCGGCGGTCGAGGTTTTGGACCGGGGGACGATCGGCGTCGAGCCCGATTCGCTCGCGATCTGGATCGCCCGTTACGAAGAGGCGCATCCGGAGACCGGATCGGGCGAGGAGCAGGCGACCGGCTTCGAGGGGGAGGTCGCCTTCGCCTCGGACCCGATCGGCCCGCTGGAAGGTCCGCCGGCGCCTCTTCGGATCGATCGACGGGTCGAGCCGGCGTATCCTCTCGTCCCGCCGGAGCGAGAGGGGATCGAGGGGAGCGCGGAGATCGAGGTGGAGGTGAGGGGGGACGGGAAGGTGGAGAACGCCCGCGTCCTTCGGAGCAGCAACCCGCTCTTCGAGGGGCCCGCGCTCGCGGCCGCCTACCAGTGCCGCTTCATCCCCGAAACGATCGAGGGGACCCGGACGACGAACCTTCGGTTCCAGTTCCGTCCGAGTCCCCGGTAAGCGCTCCGACTTCTTCTTAGACTACTTGGCCTTCCCCAGCCCCATGTGAAGCGTCTCGAGCGTCTTGTGGAGACGGCCGACCTCGCCGGCACCAAGCTCCCCGAACACCTGACGCATGAAGCGATCGTACGTGGGAACCGCCTGCTGGTACGTCTTCTTCCCCTTCGGCGTGAAGAACGCGCGGATGATGCGGCGATCCTCGCCGTCGCGTTTCCGCTTCACGAGCCCTTCCCGCTCGAGGCGGTCGATGATCCCCGTGATGTTCCCGCCCGTCACGAGCATGTTCTCGCCGATCTTGGTGAGGGGAATCCCCTCCTCTTCGGAGATCTGCGTGAGAACCAGGAACTGGGGCTGCGTCAGCCCGGTCCCCTTCAGAGCTTCCCGCGCGCGCTTC
This is a stretch of genomic DNA from Candidatus Eisenbacteria bacterium. It encodes these proteins:
- the larC gene encoding nickel pincer cofactor biosynthesis protein LarC, whose amino-acid sequence is MKVAYFDCPSGASGDMILGALFDAGVDPAELERGLASLAIERFRIETEKRTRGGIGATGVRVIVEEKARRRGFPEIAEAIGASELPSSVKDRAIEVFRLLGEAEAAVHRIPLERVHFHEVGAVDAIVDVAGALLGLHLLGIEEVRASVPATGTGFVRAAHGLLPLPAPAVAEILKGRPLRFTDVEGELLTPTGAALLAGLTESFGPPPLLRIERIGYGAGTADRPEMPNLLRLFIGEESERLAGETVLQIESDVDDVPAELIGHLYERALAEGALDLVVLPALMKKNRPGHRISLLASPSDREKMARLLMEETGTLGVRILEVPRAALPREVVRRTTRFGAIRYKRSELPGGRVRLSPEYEDCAAVARARNLPFLEVWEAVRRDGEENE
- a CDS encoding dihydroorotase produces the protein MAWLVKGARLLDPARGIDRTGDLLVDGGKIVRVGGEIRADGEPATIEAKGCVLAPAFVDMHVHLREPGREDAETIESGTRAAAAGGFGAIACMPNTDPPLDSQGAIRFVLERAEEAGPVQVLPIGCITAGRRGERLAEIGDLVRAGAAAISDDGSWVESPLLMRRALEYARMFDIPVVTHAEDKRLSAGGVMHEGEMSLHLGLRGIPAESEVVAIERDVRLAELAEGRLHVAHVSTAEGVAVVRRAKERGLAVTAETAPHYLALTDRCLAGYDTNRKVNPPLRTAADRDALRGAVADGVIDAIATDHAPHPLHEKEVEFDAAPFGVVGLETALAVLLTYLVRAGHLPLPRLVECLTSAPAKILGLDLPGLAEGADASLVLFDPEGSWVVDPSRFESLSRNTPFAGERLFGEIKALFLGPKRIVPRPKSGGGFLFPDEEAR
- a CDS encoding aspartate carbamoyltransferase catalytic subunit, producing MKLARKDLLGLEGAAREEIELILNTAGAFKEVLQRKIPKVPTLRGKTAVNLFFEASTRTRVSFELAEKRLSADSVSIAKAMSSAEKGETLLDTVRNLQAMKIDFLIVRHSAAGAPHFLASRLEAAVINAGDGAHEHPTQGLLDLFTVRERFGSFEGLRVVIVGDVLHSRVARSNVFGLRTVGARVTLCAPRTFLPKGIEALGVEVETDVDRAIEGADVVMVLRIQKERQDGCFLPTLREYAALFGINRKRADRLKPGCLIMHPGPINRGVEIEPEVADGPRSVILDQVTNGVAVRMAVIYLLSGGEVEHGVVG
- a CDS encoding MarR family transcriptional regulator — protein: MTTRKVTTETWERLSQCYQLTQKRAREALKGTGLTQPQFLVLTQISEEEGIPLTKIGENMLVTGGNITGIIDRLEREGLVKRKRDGEDRRIIRAFFTPKGKKTYQQAVPTYDRFMRQVFGELGAGEVGRLHKTLETLHMGLGKAK
- a CDS encoding TonB family protein; its protein translation is MIRRSLGPALLLSLLAAGCAYYNTFFHARQSYVQAERAREAAPAEQRHTVGLDLYEQAMKRCAKVILEYPDSRWVDDAILLMGKCFYAREDYLGALRKFDELLLYYESSDLSREAQFWKAKALVALERYDEAVPTLQKFREGKKDDLRRQAIYLLALVEHQRGNHGGAAEGLELYLAESKKGPERGEVLRRLGDSYRRTGERDRALRAYGEYLKDPLLEHDIRLATELTIVDLLVEGERFEEAYRLLGDLAEEAERPDDSLRIAFGRGKALLEEEKTDEAIEFLRSALEEAPSTESAGAIAWLLGATYLEVYDNKDSAAAAYRKAAAFPGPEERRAAATARAKDLDEYLGLRGEIHGGEADTARAFFLLAEHELFTFGEPDLARARYRSVAERFPASTFAPRALAAEVYLLERDGSTGPERDSLLLSLVRLYPKSPAAVEVLDRGTIGVEPDSLAIWIARYEEAHPETGSGEEQATGFEGEVAFASDPIGPLEGPPAPLRIDRRVEPAYPLVPPEREGIEGSAEIEVEVRGDGKVENARVLRSSNPLFEGPALAAAYQCRFIPETIEGTRTTNLRFQFRPSPR
- the pyrR gene encoding bifunctional pyr operon transcriptional regulator/uracil phosphoribosyltransferase PyrR — encoded protein: MTARRTVLEQREMHWVVTRLSHEILERNRGIRDLVVVGIRTRGAHLAARVVREIEAIEGHRVPLGILDITLYRDDLQDVGPQPVIRGTDIPFDIEEKVVVLVDDVLYTGRTVRAALDEIIDFGRPKRIWLAVLIDRGHRELPIAADFVGERLQTAENEVVEVMVTEEDGEDGVFMREIAK